Proteins found in one Exiguobacterium sp. 9-2 genomic segment:
- the ftsE gene encoding cell division ATP-binding protein FtsE: MIKMQRISKIYPNGVTALREVDLTINQGEFVYIVGPSGAGKSTFMKMMYREEKPTSGSFLFKGIEVGKLKNRQIPELRRQIGVIFQDFKLLPSLTVYENVAFALEVVGEDKAQIRKKVLEVLDLVKLKHKERNYPDELSGGEQQRISIARAIVNRPSLVIADEPTGNLDPDTAWEIMEVFEEIYRRGTTVVMATHNRDIVNKMRHRVLAIDGGKIVRDEEKGMYGYEV; the protein is encoded by the coding sequence GTGATCAAGATGCAACGAATCAGTAAGATTTATCCGAACGGCGTCACGGCACTCCGTGAGGTCGATTTGACGATCAATCAAGGCGAATTCGTCTATATCGTCGGTCCGTCGGGTGCGGGTAAATCAACATTCATGAAAATGATGTACCGCGAAGAGAAACCAACGAGCGGTTCATTTTTGTTTAAAGGAATCGAAGTCGGTAAGTTGAAGAACCGTCAAATCCCCGAACTTCGTCGCCAAATCGGCGTCATCTTCCAAGATTTTAAATTACTCCCGTCACTGACGGTTTATGAAAATGTCGCCTTTGCGCTAGAAGTCGTAGGGGAAGACAAAGCACAAATCCGGAAGAAAGTACTCGAAGTACTCGATCTCGTTAAGCTCAAGCATAAAGAGCGCAACTATCCGGACGAATTATCTGGGGGCGAACAACAACGGATCTCGATCGCGAGAGCCATCGTCAACCGTCCGTCACTCGTCATCGCCGATGAGCCGACTGGAAACCTGGACCCGGATACAGCATGGGAGATCATGGAAGTATTCGAAGAGATTTATCGCCGTGGGACAACGGTCGTAATGGCGACACACAACCGGGACATCGTTAACAAGATGCGTCATCGTGTCTTAGCGATCGATGGAGGAAAAATCGTCCGAGACGAAGAGAAAGGAATGTACGGCTATGAAGTTTAA
- the ftsX gene encoding permease-like cell division protein FtsX, producing the protein MKFNGFRHLREGAKGLVRNGWMTFASVSAVTVTLLLVGIFAMLMFNVNKISDNVEKDVEIQVFVEREADQSKIDAVGEALKQMPGVNTVRYSSKEEELDRFKKQLGEGSQAYQSVEKDNPLHDRYIVKATSPKETETLANSIKKMENVDSVEYGKDYVKKMFNFLEGVRIGGIILIVGLTFMAMFLISNTIKVTIFSRRREIEIMRLVGAKNGFIRAPFFVEGLLMGILGAIIPIVVVYFGYEVSYNAIQPQLSTVNAGIFSLIPPGELSAQVVLILLGLGAFIGVWGSTTSLGRFLKI; encoded by the coding sequence ATGAAGTTTAATGGATTCCGTCATTTACGGGAAGGGGCAAAAGGTCTCGTCCGGAACGGCTGGATGACATTCGCTTCTGTCAGTGCCGTTACCGTCACGTTACTTCTCGTAGGAATATTCGCGATGCTCATGTTCAACGTCAACAAGATTTCCGATAACGTCGAAAAAGACGTTGAAATCCAAGTATTCGTCGAACGAGAAGCAGACCAGTCGAAGATCGATGCAGTCGGTGAAGCACTCAAGCAGATGCCGGGCGTCAACACTGTTCGTTACAGTTCAAAAGAAGAAGAACTGGACCGCTTCAAGAAGCAACTTGGCGAAGGTTCTCAAGCCTACCAGTCGGTTGAAAAAGACAATCCGCTTCACGACCGATATATCGTCAAAGCTACCTCACCAAAAGAGACAGAAACACTTGCAAATTCCATCAAAAAAATGGAAAATGTAGATAGTGTCGAATATGGTAAGGACTATGTTAAAAAGATGTTTAACTTCCTTGAAGGAGTTCGGATCGGTGGAATCATCCTGATCGTCGGATTGACGTTCATGGCAATGTTCCTTATTTCGAACACGATTAAAGTCACGATCTTCTCCCGTCGCCGGGAAATCGAGATCATGCGCCTCGTCGGAGCGAAAAACGGATTCATCCGTGCACCGTTCTTCGTCGAAGGATTATTGATGGGCATATTAGGTGCCATCATCCCGATCGTCGTCGTCTACTTCGGTTACGAAGTCTCATACAACGCGATCCAACCCCAACTTTCTACCGTGAATGCGGGAATATTCTCGTTGATTCCACCAGGTGAATTGTCGGCACAAGTCGTCTTAATCCTGCTCGGACTCGGTGCATTCATCGGTGTATGGGGATCAACGACATCACTCGGTCGTTTCTTGAAGATTTAA